Proteins from one Anopheles nili chromosome 2, idAnoNiliSN_F5_01, whole genome shotgun sequence genomic window:
- the LOC128720224 gene encoding polycomb protein Scm — protein sequence MSGAVESSDRSSSEGKNSDETASSTTNPTTPTSSSTSNCTNNNNGAVTTNVNNNSSSEPNEKNSPVSSSSPKSSESKDRKIVDTTTSTSDGITSSPSTPTSSTTSNNNRSLKRLSGGSPGNSNSIVSSSSSGNARLSKTGTASDDRKSPAGGTNGVQGTQTCTWCLETKSPLKYVLPTQNIQKEFCSETCISEYRKASKGICIQCDNLVRANAPKPNFCSTFCLKKHQKKKNMALTHPVDGLKTNGSNNNNNNSSQNNNNSGSSNGSNGNAHGGRRSHGDNNSSGRTGSVLDVAAQTTSRISPVTTTQAGAFQYESFHVFDWSEYLRESGSVPAPAECFKQALAPPKNEFKINMKLEALDPRNITSTCIATVVGVLGSRLRLRLDGGDNKNDFWRLVDSNEIHPIGHCEKSGEMLKPPLGFRLNASSWPAFLAKTLNGAVMAPDYIFVPEPPTPKCNLFQVGQKLEAVDKKNPQLICCATVNEVKEDQIHVTFDGWRGAFDYWCRYDSRDIFPVGWCAMSCHPMQPPGQKNKLDGSGHRSKQRSSFTMLSDSPDTMTPATLVTAHFHSRCRGGPYISSAKLPSMVTAPNHQTLAKLCLQEVLAASRDHSLLSPLLFGLDGDVHIVTAAGKNFTVKIPAYIKQKGNAGVSEFLETLCSSCQACPRLITLEPGPEQCDGCAIHFSALKRPFIKTEPRATAASSPPPTAASSPKASATGRTGNGAEVRAVKDDKKDVKDVHPRSPSPKRRSIAGNNESKAVVKTDRGRMSPVSTTSATSSSLHITKEEYIEPSSPTTTTPTVPVKSPKSNVENKGDPSGKSNDSSASEAVTARASQRKISSVTKSTTQCKSASSVCTSSIEKNPAIGSAIVKMKGKSGNVSTIGAAQATAAVAASSVLTVPAAAAAVPYHPSPVVPLMGTSTNSPLLSPSSSLGSPTAISSMSASLIPMVAVSTSTTYQTSVSSTLGALGCASTEAGFLAAVTAGVVSTVPLATLVASTPQIPRGQTSDWTIEDVIQFIALQDPSLAIHADLFRKHEIDGKALLLLNSDMMMKYMGLKLGPALKICNLVSRVKGRRHNTSS from the exons ATGTCTGGTGCTGTTGAATCTTCCGATAGATCCTCCTCAGAGGGGAAAAATAGCGACGAAACTGCTTCTTCGACGACCAATCCAACGACCCCTACGAGCAGCAGTACAAGCAATTGCACTAATAACAACAATGGTGCCGTAACCACCAATGTCAACAATAACAGTAGCTCTGAGCCTAACGAAAAAAACTCTCCAGTTAGTTCAAGCTCCCCAAAATCAAGCGAATCAAAAGATAGGAAAATTGTTGATACTACCACGAGTACAAGCGATGGGATCACGAGCTCACCTAGCACACCTACTAGCAGTACCACCAGCAATAATAACAGATCATTGAAGCGGTTATCGGGTGGATCTCCCGGAAATTCGAATTCCATTGtcagtagcagtagtagcggCAACGCCAGACTCAGCAAAACTGGTACCGCATCAGATGATCGAAAGTCCCCGGCTGGTGGCACTAATGGCGTGCAGGGAACGCAAACCTGCACCTGGTGTCTAGAAACGAAAAGTCCGCTTAAGTACGTGCTTCCGACACAGAACATACAAAAGGAGTTCTGCTCTGAGACGTGCATCAGCGAGTATCGAAAGGCGAGTAAGGGAATCTGCATTCAGTGTGACAACCTCGTGCGGGCAAACGCCCCCAAGCCCAACTTTTGCTCGACGTTCTGTTTGAAGAAGcatcagaagaaaaaaaacatggcgtTAACGCATCCGGTCGATGGTTTGAAGACGAATgggagcaacaacaataacaacaacagtagtcaaaataataacaatagcGGTAGCAGTAATGGTAGCAACGGAAACGCCCACGGTGGTCGCCGCAGTCATGGAGACAACAATTCGTCAGGTCGGACGGGATCCGTGTTGGACGTTGCCGCGCAAACGACATCCCGCATCAGCCCCGTTACGACTACGCAAGCCGGAGCGTTCCAGTACGAGAGTTTCCACGTGTTCGATTGGTCGGAGTACCTGCGAGAGTCGGGCAGCGTGCCGGCACCGGCCGAATGCTTCAAGCAGGCGTTGGCTCCACCGAAGAACGAATTCAAGATCAACATGAAACTGGAAGCGCTCGATCCGCGAAACATCACCTCGACGTGCATTGCGACTGTCGTGGGAGTGCTCGGTTCCCGTTTGCGGTTGCGATTGGATGGGGGCGACAACAAGAACGATTTCTGGCGGTTGGTCGACTCCAACGAGATCCACCCGATCGGGCACTGCGAGAAGTCGGGCGAAATGCTAAAGCCTCCGCTTGGGTTTAGGCTGAACGCGAGCAGCTGGCCTGCGTTCCTCGCGAAGACATTAAATGGGGCGGTGATGGCGCCAGATTACATCTTCGTGCCGGAGCCACCGACGCCCAAATGCAACCTTTTCCAGGTGGGCCAAAAGCTGGAAGCCGTCGATAAGAAGAACCCGCAGTTGATCTGTTGCGCGACCGTGAACGAGGTGAAGGAAGACCAAATCCACGTCACCTTCGACGGGTGGAGGGGTGCGTTCGATTACTGGTGTCGGTACGATTCGCGAGACATCTTTCCGGTCGGCTGGTGTGCTATGAGTTGCCACCCGATGCAGCCACCGGGACAGAAGAACAAACTGGACGGAAGTGGTCACCGATCGAAGCAAAGGTCGTCGTTTACGATGCTGTCTGATTCGCCGGACACCATGACACCGGCCACGTTGGTGACGGCTCACTTCCACAGTCGGTGCCGAGGTGGTCCGTATATCAGCAGCGCTAAGCTGCCGTCTATGGTGACGGCTCCGAACCACCAGACACTTGCTAAGCTGTGCTTGCAGGAGGTGCTGGCGGCGTCACGCGATCATTCGTTGCTATCGCCACTGCTGTTCGGACTTGATGGAGACGTGCACATCGTAACCGCGGCCGGGAAGAATTTCACTGTCAAAATCCCCGCGTACATCAAGCAGAAAGGAAACGCGGGTGTTTCCGAGTTCTTGGAGACGTTGTGCTCCTCTTGTCAGGCCTGTCCGCGTCTGATTACGCTCGAACCAGGACCAGAGCAATGCGATGGGTGTGCCATCCATTTTTCCGCACTAAAGCGGCCATTTATCAAGACGGAACCGCGTGCTACAGCTGCCTCCAGTCCACCGCCCACGGCCGCGTCCTCTCCGAAGGCATCTGCTACGGGCCGCACCGGTAATGGAGCCGAGGTGCGTGCGGTGAAGGATGATAAGAAAGACGTAAAGGATGTCCATCCTCGAAGTCCTTCCCCGAAAAGGCGCTCAATCGCCGGTAACAACGAATCAAAAGCGGTAGTGAAAACCGATCGAGGCCGTATGAGTCCTGTGAGCACTACATCGGCGACGTCGTCTTCGTTACACATCACGAAGGAAGAGTACATCGAGCCAAGCTCACCAACCACAACGACCCCGACAGTACCGGTAAAATCACCCAAATCAAATGTGGAAAACAAAGGGGACCCTTCTGGTAAGT CAAATGATTCATCTGCATCGGAAGCGGTTACCGCGAGAGCGAGCCAGCGAAAAATATCCTCCGTAACCAAGTCGACGACTCAGTGCAAGTCAGCGAGTTCGGTGTGCACTTCCTCCATCGAGAAGAATCCTGCCATAGGTTCGGCCATTGTCAAGATGAAAGGCAAATCCGGTAACGTGTCAACTATCGGAGCAGCCCAAGCGACTGCAGCCGTTGCTGCTTCATCAGTTTTGACCGTTCCGGCAGCGGCAGCCGCCGTACCGTATCATCCGTCTCCGGTCGTTCCGCTGATGGGTACAAGCACCAACTCGCCGCTACTTTCACCCTCTAGCTCCCTCGGTTCGCCGACCGCAATATCATCGATGTCAGCATCTCTGATACCGATGGTGGCCGTGTCGACCTCAACGACGTACCAAACGTCGGTGAGTTCCACTCTTGGTGCGCTGGGTTGTGCCAGTACAGAGGCTGGATTCCTTGCCGCCGTTACAGCAGGCGTTGTGTCGACGGTTCCACTAGCCACACTGGTTGCCAGCACGCCACAAATTCCCCGCGGGCAGACGAGTGACTGGACGATTGAGGATGTGATACAGTTCATCGCCTTGCAGGACCCATCATTGGCCATACATGCCGATCTCTTTCGCAAGCAT GAAATCGACGGAAAagcactgttgctgctgaacaGTGACATGATGATGAAATACATGGGTCTGAAGCTGGGACCGGCTCTGAAAATCTGCAATCTGGTCAGCCGTGTGAAGGGACGGCGACATAACACATCTTCTTAG
- the LOC128720399 gene encoding trophoblast glycoprotein, with amino-acid sequence MAQLRRIRSVAVPLLLALLATLTVADDCGRDFRGKCNCGYQLYNYHTQYVVNCTNTGFRDTVVLERLPLQTEILIFNGNYVDELPWNVFGALNDLVNLTVVDMSNNHIREIRGKSYHHVPNVRRLILNHNNLSISRYDDEEFNHHHPRVFSNFINLQELHLTNAFADNTSAELSADLHDIFVNSNLTKLVKLHLEQNEIVQFNDKRVFCDLPSLLDLHLGDNSLTELNFNLSCMPRLRFLDLERNRFEAVRPRDLALLDAVQAQPGRTTPLTVDFTYNPFVCDCGLYPLYDWLDRTNVTVRNRDGLQCLRNRQVRESIRQLNVGRCRKLVGTSGPNGTGATGHTTTLVFVLVCLSCVLLALVAGLLYVSKDKLRGLLTPVVDSVSKKVHYTTIKDEEAPEQYV; translated from the coding sequence ATGGCGCAGCTGCGAAGGATACGGTCTGTGGCAGTGCCACTTTTGCTGGCTCTACTGGCAACACTCACGGTGGCAGACGACTGTGGGCGTGACTTTCGAGGCAAATGTAACTGTGGCTATCAGCTGTACAACTACCACACACAGTACGTGGTGAACTGCACCAACACCGGTTTTCGGGACACGGTAGTGCTCGAGCGGCTGCCTCTGCAAACAGAGATCCTCATTTTCAACGGGAACTACGTGGACGAGCTACCGTGGAACGTGTTCGGGGCACTGAACGATCTCGTCAACCTGACGGTGGTCGACATGAGCAACAATCACATCCGCGAGATCCGCGGTAAATCATACCACCACGTCCCGAACGTCCGTCGGTTGATTCTGAATCACAACAACCTCAGCATCTCGCGGTACGACGACGAAGAGTTCAACCACCATCATCCGCGTGTCTTCTCCAACTTCATCAACCTGCAGGAGCTGCACCTAACGAACGCGTTTGCCGACAACACGTCTGCGGAGCTTTCGGCCGATCTGCACGACATCTTCGTCAACAGCAACCTAACGAAGCTGGTCAAGCTGCACCTGGAGCAGAACGAGATCGTGCAGTTCAATGACAAGCGCGTGTTTTGCGATCTACCATCGCTGCTCGATCTGCACCTCGGCGACAACTCACTCACCGAGCTGAACTTCAACCTCAGCTGTATGCCTCGGTTGCGCTTTCTCGATCTCGAGCGCAACCGCTTCGAAGCGGTCCGACCACGAGACCTTGCGTTGCTAGATGCCGTACAGGCTCAACCAGGTCGTACCACTCCTCTCACGGTAGACTTCACGTACAACCCGTTTGTGTGCGATTGCGGTCTTTACCCACTGTACGACTGGCTCGATCGTACGAACGTCACCGTGCGCAACCGAGATGGGTTGCAATGTTTGCGGAACCGGCAGGTGCGTGAGTCGATCCGTCAGCTTAACGTCGGCCGGTGCCGGAAGCTGGTGGGAACATCCGGGCCGAATGGAACCGGAGCTACCGGACACACTACCACGCTCGTGTTCGTGCTCGTCTGTCTTAGCTGCGTGTTGCTGGCACTCGTCGCTGGGTTGCTGTACGTGAGCAAAGACAAGCTGCGCGGTTTGCTGACACCCGTCGTGGACTCCGTGTCGAAGAAGGTGCATTATACCACCATCAAGGATGAGGAGGCGCCCGAGCAGTACGTGTGA
- the LOC128722229 gene encoding myotubularin-related protein 9 yields the protein MEFAELILTPKLDGVLLYDQLSDRPIDGTLCITGHHLILSTRKEGAQELWLLHQNIDLVERKPNIVNNVLEGGTIILKCKDLRIIALKIASPQEYFNISNSIEQLSNLEETKMLYPFFYIPMYNILEDGYSLYRPEQEFGKLLANGDEWRLTTVNSSYQVCPTYGAKLVVPRSITDEQIIQSSAFRDGGRFPVLSYRHMNGAAMLRSAQPLAAPGVTKRCRADEAILNTVLGRSKKGFIFDTWAKGKSSTTETDQHYSQWKKVTRPIGQFSSVSALLDSFIKLMEACNDVQCSSDKWLTRLEMSGWLGYVLNALNAACVVAQCLDQEGSPVLVHGGKGFDTTLVVTSLVQIILNPDSRTIRGLQALIDREWLQGGYPFSTRHKHSCYTPSNLRRKSSSATFLLFLDCVYQLYAQFPCSFEYDHRLMVTLYEHSYFSQYGTFLGDSERDRVQLKVFSRTTSLWSHLNRPEVVKSLLNPLYEPNPSVIWPSVAPISIVLWSELYTRWSIDQSQLKINFGHIQALVSREKDLRSRVMKLRRQLSELQREYQQIRSEKNGNSDAAHRRLEMDDPGDDGDEESVSSDALGSSK from the exons ATGGAATTCGCTGAGCTTATCTTAACGCCCAAGTTGGACGGAGTGCTGCTTTACGATCAGCTAAGTGACCGGCCAATAGACGGAACACTGTGTATTACTGGACACCATCTTATTTTGAGCACACGGAAAGAAGGCGCACAGGAACTGTGG CTCCTTCATCAAAACATCGATCTCGTCGAGCGGAAACCTAACATCGTAAACAACGTCCTTGAAGGCGGAACGATCATTCTAAAATGCAAAGATCTCAGAATCATTGCCCTAAAAATCGCCTCCCCGCAAGAGTACTTCAACATTTCCAACTCGATCGAACAGCTATCGAACCTGGAGGAAACAAAGATGCTCTATCCTTTCTTTTACATACCAATGTACAACATTCTGGAAGACGGTTACTCGTTATATCGACCGGAGCAGGAATTTGGAAAGCTATTGGCCAATGGCGACGAGTGGCGACTGACGACGGTGAACAGCTCGTACCAGGTTTGCCCGACATACGGCGCGAAGCTTGTTGTGCCACGTTCCATAACCGACGAACAGATCATCCAGTCCTCGGCGTTTCGTGACGGGGGACGTTTTCCCGTGCTGTCCTACCGCCACATGAACGGTGCGGCTATGTTGCGCAGTGCTCAACCGTTGGCAGCCCCAGGCGTCACGAAGCGCTGCCGAGCGGATGAAGCCATCCTGAATACGGTGTTGGGACGCAGCAAGAAAGGCTTTATTTTCGACACATGGGCTAAGGGTAAAAGCAGCACGACGGAAACGGATCAGCACTATTCCCAATGGAAAAAGGTGACCCGACCGATCGGCCAGTTCAGTTCAGTGTCAGCTTTGTTAGATAGTTTTATCAAATTGATGGAAGCGTGCAACGACGTTCAGTGCAGTTCGGACAAGTGGTTGACTCGGTTGGAGATGTCCGGATGGCTTGGTTACGTACTTAATGCGCTAAATGCGGCCTGCGTGGTAGCGCAATGTCTCGATCAGGAAGGTAGCCCGGTGCTGGTCCACGGAGGAAAAGGTTTTGACACAACACTGGTCGTTACTTCGCTGGTGCAAATTATTCTGAATCCCGATAGCCGCACCATCAGAGG ACTGCAAGCCCTCATCGATCGAGAATGGTTGCAAGGTGGTTATCCTTTCTCAACCCGACACAAGCATTCCTGCTATACACCCTCCAACCTACGACGGAAAAGCTCCAGTGCCACGTTCCTGTTGTTTCTCGACTGCGTCTACCAGCTGTACGCTCAGTTTCCGTGCAGTTTTGAGTACGACCATCGATTAATGGTAACCCTGTACGAACACAGCTACTTCAGTCAATACGGCACGTTTCTTGGCGATAGTGAGCGCGATCGAGTTCAGTTGAAGGTTTTCTCTCGTACTACTAGCCTGTGGTCTCATCTGAATCGACCCGAAGTGGTAAAATCTCTCCTCAATCCCTTGTACGAACCGAATCCTTCCGTCATTTGGCCATCGGTGGCACCGATCAGTATAGTCCTTTGGTCGGAGCTATACACACGCTGGTCTATTGATCAATCCCAgctgaaaatcaattttggtCACATTCAAGCGCTGGTTAGTAGAGAAAAGGATCTACGCAGTCGTGTGATGAAACTGCGTCGCCAGCTGTCGGAGTTGCAGCGGGAGTATCAGCAGATACGGAGCGAAAAGAACGGGAACAGTGACGCAGCCCATCGACGCTTGGAAATGGACGATCCCGGTGATGACGGTGATGAAGAAAGTGTATCCTCAGATGCACTGGGCTCCAGTAAGTAG
- the LOC128722230 gene encoding peptidyl-prolyl cis-trans isomerase D gives MDTYVDVVRVRREVHDSTNPLVFLDIKIGPESVGRILIELRADVVPKTAENFRAMCTGEMGKAPATGTRLHYKGTKFHRIKSLFMSQGGDIVDNCGTGGESIYGKTFEDENFSLLHEDGAVSMANLGKPHTNNSQFFITSGECPHLNGRNVVVGYVIRGCAVIGEMERYAPNYTDVNGSVIIEDCGQIAPGEDWCVNDTDDEFDRLPPFPQDWDKFYDIFSIDEMLQHLNPIRNAGNRYFKAGDFIRANRRYKKAERYFNFFSNQVNRQKPHGWSLMENFQLLNWLNQAIVYVRIKDYRNAVYACNAALAIDPDNAKALYRRGIAQNELRNYEQAQVDLARALQRKPDDPLIRSEYDLARKNMHEFRQQQLQVFSKMFQ, from the exons ATGGATACGTACGTGGATGTAGTAAGAGTGCGGCGAGAAGTACATGATTCCACAAATCCATTGGTGTTTCTCGATATAAAAATCGGTCCCGAAAGTG TTGGTCGAATATTAATTGAGCTACGAGCTGATGTTGTTCCAAAAACTGCGGAAAATTTTCGAGCCATGTGTACGGGTGAAATGGGAAAGGCACCGGCTACCGGCACTCGTCTACATTATAAAGGCACAAAATTTCACCGGATCAAATCGCTATTTATGTCGCAAGGCGGTGATATCGTAGATAACTGTGGCACCGGTGGCGAAAGCATCTACGGTAAAACGTTTGAAGACGAAAACTTTTCTTTGCTG CACGAAGATGGTGCTGTTTCAATGGCCAACCTTGGAAAACCTCACACCAACAACTCCCAGTTTTTCATCACCTCTGGCGAGTGCCCACATTTAAACGGACGGAATGTTGTTGTTGGGTATGTAATACGCGGATGTGCCGTCATTGGCGAGATGGAACGATACGCTCCCAACTACACCGATGTGAACGGATCAGTCATCATTGAGGACTGTGGGCAGATCGCACCTGGCGAAGACTGGTGCGTAAATGATACTGATGATGAATTCGATCGATTGCCCCCGTTCCCACAGGATTGGGATAAATTCTACGATATATTTTCG aTTGATGAAATGCTACAGCATTTGAATCCGATTCGTAACGCAGGAAACCGATACTTTAAGGCGGGTGATTTTATAAGAGCAAACCGACGTTATAAAAAGGCAGAGCGATACTTTAATTTCTTCAGCAACCAGGTTAATAGGCAAAAGCCTCACGGCTGGtcgttgatggaaaatttccagTTGCTAAACTGGCTCAATCAGGCCATCGTGTACGTACGGATAAAAGACTACCGAAATGCGGTGTATGCCTGCAACGCTGCCCTAGCTATTGATCCGGACAACGCTAAAGCTCTTTACCGTCGCGGTATAGCGCAGAATGAATTGCGGAATTATGAGCAGGCGCAAGTCGACCTGGCTCGGGCGTTGCAGCGAAAACCGGATGATCCACTGATCAGGAGCGAGTACGACCTAGCACGGAAAAATATGCACGAGTTCAGGCAACAGCAACTACAGGTTTTCTCAAAAATGTTCCAGTGA